Proteins encoded together in one Peribacillus asahii window:
- a CDS encoding CarD family transcriptional regulator gives MEVYDLVQIGDKVFYPMHGAGIIKAIEERKILGKTEEYCVINIPICKMDVMIPMNKIHTSGIRSLVDRKTMKEILLDFHHEKPHNSLSWKERYISNLEKMKTGDVHDSVEIVRNLLFQSKEKSLNSSERHMLNQARRNLISELVLITDLTENQAANLLKLSS, from the coding sequence ATGGAGGTGTATGATTTGGTTCAAATTGGCGACAAAGTTTTTTATCCAATGCATGGGGCAGGTATCATTAAAGCCATTGAAGAAAGAAAAATCCTAGGGAAAACAGAGGAATATTGTGTGATTAACATTCCGATTTGTAAAATGGACGTTATGATCCCGATGAACAAGATACACACATCAGGTATTCGTTCACTCGTTGACCGGAAGACGATGAAGGAAATATTGTTAGATTTCCATCACGAAAAACCGCATAATTCACTTTCATGGAAAGAAAGATATATCTCAAATCTAGAAAAAATGAAGACAGGCGATGTGCATGATTCTGTTGAAATAGTTCGCAATCTCTTGTTTCAGAGTAAGGAAAAATCGCTTAATTCAAGTGAAAGACACATGTTAAATCAAGCGCGAAGAAATTTAATTAGCGAGCTCGTTTTAATTACTGATCTCACAGAAAATCAAGCAGCTAACTTGTTGAAACTATCCAGTTAA
- a CDS encoding amino acid permease, which produces MALDFFIPSGQSKGNKGNKEGNLKWWQLSLIGVGCTIGTGFFLGSAIGIEITGPSIVFSFLLAAIGTYIVYNLLAKMTAEDPQDGSFCYYANKAYGRWAGFSCGWGYWSSNILIMGSQLTALSILSRFWFPHVPLWLFATGYAILSIIVVLTGNKGFDKVENVLAVIKTAAIVMFIILAAAAIFGWIGGDVKHAGFPNSTKELFPEGWKGFWSSLIYAFYAYGGIEVIGLMAMRLKKKEDAPKAGIIMLIVLAIIYIISLGLAVYMAAHGAFNSKESPFVTALDKYHFNFFPHVFNAAIIMAGFSTMTASLFGVTTLLVTLADGGDAPAVFSKKIKKWKDLPFPSLLLATIGLIASIVTALLLPGKIYEYITTAAGILILFNWSFIIISALRILEMKVWGKLLAFIGIALILAAVSGTLMEKSIRMGFFVSLLFVAIIGLVALIMQKKVWNAE; this is translated from the coding sequence ATGGCATTGGATTTTTTTATTCCTAGTGGTCAAAGTAAGGGTAACAAAGGTAATAAAGAAGGAAATTTAAAATGGTGGCAATTGTCCTTAATAGGAGTTGGCTGTACGATTGGTACAGGTTTTTTTCTCGGATCAGCCATTGGTATAGAAATAACAGGTCCCTCTATTGTCTTTTCCTTTTTATTAGCAGCCATTGGAACCTATATTGTATACAACTTATTAGCTAAAATGACGGCTGAGGATCCTCAAGATGGATCGTTTTGCTACTATGCAAACAAAGCTTATGGGCGTTGGGCTGGATTTAGCTGCGGCTGGGGATATTGGAGTTCAAATATCCTCATTATGGGCAGCCAATTAACAGCTCTATCCATCTTATCAAGATTTTGGTTCCCCCATGTTCCCCTTTGGCTGTTTGCAACTGGATACGCCATTCTCTCTATTATTGTCGTGTTAACCGGTAACAAAGGTTTTGATAAAGTAGAGAATGTATTGGCCGTTATCAAAACAGCCGCTATTGTTATGTTTATTATTCTTGCCGCTGCTGCCATATTCGGGTGGATTGGTGGGGATGTAAAACATGCTGGGTTTCCGAATTCAACGAAGGAACTATTTCCTGAAGGATGGAAAGGTTTTTGGTCTTCTTTAATCTATGCTTTTTACGCTTATGGAGGAATAGAAGTCATTGGACTAATGGCCATGAGATTAAAAAAGAAAGAAGACGCCCCAAAAGCGGGAATTATTATGTTAATCGTACTAGCTATCATTTATATTATTTCGCTTGGACTTGCCGTCTATATGGCTGCGCATGGAGCGTTTAATTCAAAGGAAAGTCCTTTTGTAACAGCACTCGATAAATATCATTTTAATTTTTTTCCGCATGTATTTAATGCAGCAATCATTATGGCTGGTTTTTCAACAATGACCGCTTCATTATTCGGGGTAACAACACTTCTTGTCACGCTAGCAGATGGCGGCGATGCTCCAGCTGTGTTTTCTAAAAAGATTAAAAAGTGGAAGGACCTCCCTTTCCCTTCTTTATTACTCGCAACGATTGGATTAATCGCATCCATCGTTACCGCTCTATTGTTACCTGGTAAAATTTATGAGTACATTACGACAGCTGCAGGGATTTTGATTTTATTCAATTGGTCTTTCATTATTATTTCTGCTCTTCGTATTTTAGAAATGAAAGTATGGGGGAAGTTGTTAGCTTTTATCGGGATTGCCCTCATCCTTGCAGCAGTAAGCGGAACATTGATGGAGAAAAGCATTCGCATGGGCTTTTTTGTTAGTTTGTTATTTGTCGCTATTATAGGCCTAGTTGCACTTATTATGCAAAAAAAGGTCTGGAATGCGGAGTAA
- a CDS encoding tannase/feruloyl esterase family alpha/beta hydrolase, whose amino-acid sequence MKGKLKTLILFPLLSFVFLLVCSLDNNEVYTQDRASVCSNLKGMSIPASQIGLPTNGATVQSATFVWKTGKYYKNRGFCKVLGAIHPVDKNAPDIHFQVNLPTNWNHKLLQVGGGAFDGVLVTGLGANIGKPLASPDALSKGYVTFGSDSGHQGKSLDGSFALNDEALANFASDQLKKTKDVALELVDARYRSKPSQVYFFGRSNGGREALKVVQRFPTEYDGVIVLYPALNWVSKAIKDNQNANALYANNGAGWISPTENKLINETVLNACDSLDGVADGIVSHITACAKKTNHILTFLSKHLSKEKVDIIKLFNSPLRFNYPLANGLTVTPGYSQLQGANISESRLSQYGTSPLKRKNFVSRLGDGVIKYMVVRDKDFNPVHFNPDQWRGQVVKASQLLDATDPNLSKFKDSGGKLILLHGTADQIVTPYSSVDYYNKLVDKFGKSSLDQFVQFYLVPGYGHRRSEAFTMRADLLGALDTWVVDGKRPVNLVAQDQNADTFGRTRPLCEYPTYPKYKGKGNVNSAANFTCAAP is encoded by the coding sequence ATGAAAGGTAAATTGAAAACTTTGATTTTATTTCCTTTGCTTTCATTTGTCTTTTTATTAGTATGTAGCTTGGATAATAATGAGGTTTATACGCAAGATCGAGCATCTGTCTGTTCAAATCTGAAGGGCATGAGCATACCAGCATCCCAAATCGGTTTGCCGACAAATGGTGCTACCGTTCAGTCTGCGACGTTCGTATGGAAAACTGGAAAGTACTATAAAAATAGAGGATTTTGTAAGGTGCTAGGAGCGATTCACCCAGTAGATAAGAACGCTCCGGATATTCATTTTCAAGTCAATCTTCCCACGAATTGGAACCATAAACTATTGCAAGTGGGCGGCGGTGCTTTTGATGGTGTGTTAGTAACAGGTCTAGGAGCTAACATTGGAAAGCCTTTGGCAAGTCCAGATGCCTTGTCGAAAGGCTACGTGACGTTTGGCAGTGACTCGGGCCATCAAGGCAAGAGCTTAGACGGAAGCTTTGCCTTGAATGACGAAGCCTTGGCTAACTTTGCTTCCGATCAATTGAAAAAAACAAAAGATGTTGCTCTTGAGCTAGTGGATGCACGTTACCGCAGTAAACCATCTCAGGTCTACTTTTTTGGCAGATCGAATGGAGGGCGTGAAGCATTAAAAGTTGTTCAACGCTTTCCTACAGAATATGATGGCGTCATCGTATTATACCCGGCATTAAACTGGGTATCCAAGGCGATTAAGGACAACCAAAATGCTAACGCATTGTACGCTAATAATGGAGCTGGATGGATTAGCCCGACGGAAAACAAGCTCATTAATGAAACGGTTCTTAACGCTTGTGATTCCTTGGACGGTGTTGCGGACGGTATTGTAAGTCATATAACAGCTTGTGCAAAAAAAACAAATCACATTCTAACCTTCTTAAGCAAACATCTTTCTAAGGAAAAGGTAGATATCATCAAACTTTTCAATTCACCATTGCGCTTTAACTATCCGCTTGCAAATGGATTGACGGTCACGCCGGGATATTCTCAATTGCAGGGTGCAAACATTAGTGAGAGTAGACTTTCTCAATATGGAACATCGCCGTTAAAAAGAAAGAACTTTGTCTCAAGATTAGGAGATGGAGTCATTAAGTATATGGTTGTTCGAGATAAAGATTTTAATCCTGTCCATTTCAATCCAGATCAATGGAGGGGTCAAGTTGTGAAAGCCTCACAATTACTTGATGCGACTGATCCTAATCTCTCTAAATTTAAGGACAGTGGAGGGAAATTAATCTTGCTTCACGGAACAGCAGACCAGATTGTTACTCCGTACAGTTCGGTTGATTATTATAACAAGCTTGTCGATAAGTTTGGAAAAAGTTCGCTTGATCAATTTGTTCAGTTCTACTTGGTTCCTGGCTATGGTCATAGAAGATCAGAAGCCTTCACAATGAGAGCAGATTTACTCGGTGCACTAGATACATGGGTAGTGGATGGAAAGAGACCCGTGAATCTCGTTGCACAAGATCAAAACGCTGATACTTTTGGTCGTACCCGTCCGCTATGTGAATATCCAACTTATCCAAAGTACAAAGGAAAAGGGAATGTAAACTCGGCTGCAAACTTTACTTGTGCAGCTCCTTAA
- a CDS encoding CDGSH iron-sulfur domain-containing protein: protein MEQEKVVIKINDNGSIRVNGNVELVDGNGDAYSVGNTFSLCRCGQSGKQPFCDGTHKKIEFNSAPRAE from the coding sequence TTGGAACAAGAAAAAGTAGTTATTAAAATTAACGATAATGGTTCTATTCGCGTTAATGGGAACGTTGAATTAGTGGACGGTAATGGAGATGCATATAGTGTGGGAAATACTTTTTCTCTTTGCCGATGCGGCCAATCCGGGAAACAACCCTTTTGTGATGGAACGCATAAAAAAATTGAATTCAATAGTGCTCCGCGAGCAGAATAA
- a CDS encoding dynamin family protein, which translates to MIGSEKDMSDNTELGKLDETIMNANYTTQMVQERLRELNHIFKEDANEECLKKGEDLLAKASRNEYAIGFCGHFSAGKSTLINELLGETILPSHPIPTSANIVKIHHGPPFVKVLFKEKGLLTLENPNDLTQIQSYCRDGDSVTEIEISNPNANLPEGVAFIDTPGIDSTDDAHRVATESSLHLVDSIVYMMDYHHVQSEVNFSFLKQITTSNKDCIIVVNQIDKHLETEIPFSLFREQVHQSLVDHNISFNELLFVSGKVHNARFNELDQLKSCLETYITSKEKRVLLNIVKEGFMLIEQHKKWLKKQYNKELTEYGEILTPHQLEDEAELRKSLKATKEKLIPLDDLQEHFEIEFEEKLKTVLQNANLMPYHTRNLARDFLESEQLSFKLNGLFSRKKTRAEKEKRKTEFFNEVKENARTYLDIHIKDLLFKHMEAYEIDDEAVQLSIHRFEGNLEPDIITNLLKRGALFSHEYVLNYCQSVIESVHAHYKKAARVQLEEAIKALRKREGSQQKNQIRKRDELERKLAAISGIKNIHNKVETRVNSLRELLRHNTSQTIMENESHPLQSSSSFTFTKGRAVSVRPKKWTVNIGELFTNEKKEKQVDLNHLNEKRQQTADSLIEIAAQIEKYKGLHSYSLDLGERADRLRNQRFIVTLFGAFSAGKSSFANALIGENILPVSPSPTTAAINQILPPTQEYPHETVIVNFKQEQDLLKDINDALSPSETSVESISELFQLLSKREEILKEIAEKEQVDNDNTDSNEQKKEEKRDPLELLDKGQIALLKAIQLGYDEMNALINQEKKVSITEFQRLVATEQHACFIEKINLYYDCPITRQGIILVDTPGADSIHRRHTELAFNYIKESDAVLFVTYYNHAFSKADREFLIQLGRIKDCFTNDKMFFIVNAADLAENAEEVQHVLTHVEKELLRCGIRYPSIFPVSSQLAMYAKIYIRGACTQEQKQLYESKIPEPSRKNGVSYSGLAVFEEALHRFTLNDLTELSIQSSIHDLSMITGIMDSWLHAADIDESERVKRLNEAFIKKEQAVETIRTSQDDIEEKLVLQEIHELLYYVKQRVFYRYFDEFKDIFTFSRFREGDFHTTLRKCLSEIIQFIAYDLTQEMRATSFRIEVFLKKQLKEKHRRLTGTIEKDVHHTFFMPYSEPTIDLLSFSEEMHDFSFGQYEQLLERYQNMKDSFIVKGNRVLRDELEEKLRGPVDKYIKNQREKIELHYYSLFQKEMMKLKESLLIQAEDFFKGEITALSVEIDNNDLKNTHAFIHRKLQELKSHVY; encoded by the coding sequence GTGATTGGAAGTGAGAAAGATATGAGTGATAATACGGAACTTGGCAAGCTAGATGAAACGATTATGAACGCTAATTATACGACCCAAATGGTGCAGGAGCGATTACGTGAGCTAAATCATATCTTTAAAGAAGATGCGAATGAAGAGTGTTTGAAAAAAGGAGAAGATCTTTTAGCCAAGGCGAGCCGTAACGAATACGCTATTGGTTTTTGCGGCCATTTTTCAGCCGGAAAGTCCACTTTAATTAATGAATTATTAGGAGAAACCATTTTACCATCTCACCCTATTCCTACTAGTGCCAACATTGTTAAAATTCATCATGGTCCTCCATTTGTAAAGGTACTATTTAAAGAAAAGGGCTTGCTTACGCTAGAAAACCCGAACGATTTAACACAAATTCAAAGCTACTGCCGTGACGGAGATTCAGTGACAGAAATAGAAATTAGCAATCCAAATGCAAATTTACCAGAAGGTGTTGCCTTTATCGATACTCCAGGAATCGACTCTACAGATGATGCTCATCGTGTCGCAACGGAATCAAGTCTTCATTTAGTTGATTCTATTGTCTATATGATGGATTATCATCATGTTCAATCGGAGGTTAACTTTTCCTTTTTAAAACAAATAACAACAAGTAATAAAGATTGTATAATCGTTGTTAATCAAATTGATAAACATTTGGAAACAGAAATTCCATTTTCTTTGTTTCGCGAGCAAGTCCATCAATCGTTAGTAGACCATAATATAAGCTTCAATGAATTATTATTTGTTTCCGGAAAAGTACATAACGCGCGTTTCAATGAGCTTGATCAATTAAAGTCATGCTTAGAAACGTATATCACCTCGAAAGAAAAAAGAGTTTTACTAAATATCGTAAAAGAAGGATTTATGTTAATCGAACAACATAAAAAGTGGTTAAAAAAACAATACAATAAAGAGTTAACGGAGTATGGCGAAATATTGACCCCTCATCAATTAGAGGATGAGGCAGAGCTAAGAAAGAGCTTGAAAGCAACTAAAGAAAAGCTCATTCCTTTAGATGACTTGCAAGAACACTTTGAAATTGAATTTGAAGAAAAACTTAAAACCGTATTACAAAACGCAAATTTAATGCCCTATCACACAAGAAATCTAGCAAGAGACTTTCTTGAATCCGAACAGCTTAGTTTTAAATTAAATGGTTTGTTTTCTAGAAAAAAAACTAGAGCAGAAAAGGAAAAAAGAAAAACTGAATTTTTCAACGAAGTGAAAGAAAATGCAAGAACTTATTTAGATATTCACATTAAAGATTTACTCTTTAAACATATGGAAGCCTATGAAATTGATGATGAGGCAGTTCAGTTATCCATACATCGGTTTGAAGGAAACCTTGAGCCAGATATCATTACAAATTTGTTAAAGCGAGGCGCTTTGTTTTCACATGAGTATGTTCTTAACTACTGTCAATCCGTTATAGAATCCGTACATGCGCATTACAAAAAAGCAGCGAGAGTCCAATTAGAAGAAGCAATAAAGGCTTTACGAAAACGAGAAGGTTCACAACAAAAAAATCAAATTAGAAAACGGGATGAATTGGAAAGAAAGTTAGCCGCCATTTCAGGAATTAAGAATATCCATAACAAAGTTGAAACGAGGGTTAACTCCTTACGAGAACTGTTACGTCATAACACATCTCAAACCATTATGGAGAACGAAAGCCACCCTTTACAATCTTCATCATCATTTACATTTACTAAAGGAAGAGCAGTTTCTGTTCGGCCGAAGAAATGGACCGTTAATATTGGGGAATTATTTACAAACGAAAAAAAAGAAAAACAAGTCGATCTCAACCATCTCAATGAAAAGCGTCAGCAAACAGCAGACAGTCTCATAGAAATAGCCGCTCAAATTGAGAAATATAAAGGATTGCATTCATATAGTCTAGACTTAGGAGAACGAGCGGACAGGCTGAGAAATCAAAGGTTTATCGTGACGTTATTTGGAGCTTTTAGTGCGGGGAAGTCCTCTTTCGCCAATGCTTTAATAGGAGAGAATATATTACCCGTCTCGCCAAGCCCAACAACTGCAGCTATCAATCAAATCTTGCCGCCAACTCAGGAGTACCCTCACGAAACGGTCATTGTGAACTTTAAACAAGAACAAGATTTATTAAAGGATATTAACGATGCCCTTTCCCCTTCTGAAACTTCAGTTGAAAGTATTTCAGAGCTCTTTCAATTGTTATCAAAACGGGAAGAAATTCTTAAAGAAATAGCCGAAAAAGAACAGGTTGATAACGATAACACCGATTCCAATGAGCAGAAAAAAGAAGAAAAGCGAGACCCTCTAGAATTGTTGGATAAAGGACAAATTGCCTTATTAAAAGCCATTCAATTAGGATATGACGAAATGAATGCTTTAATTAACCAAGAAAAGAAGGTCTCCATCACTGAATTTCAAAGACTTGTTGCTACAGAACAACACGCTTGTTTTATTGAGAAGATCAACTTGTATTATGACTGCCCAATCACACGACAAGGCATCATTCTCGTCGATACTCCAGGCGCTGATTCGATTCACCGTCGTCATACTGAACTCGCTTTTAATTATATTAAAGAATCGGATGCTGTTCTTTTTGTTACATATTACAATCACGCTTTTTCAAAAGCGGACCGGGAGTTTCTTATCCAGCTTGGTCGTATTAAGGACTGTTTTACCAATGATAAAATGTTCTTTATTGTAAATGCAGCCGATTTAGCGGAAAATGCAGAAGAAGTACAACATGTTTTAACTCATGTGGAAAAAGAACTTCTTCGTTGCGGAATTCGTTACCCGTCTATCTTCCCTGTATCCAGTCAGCTGGCCATGTATGCGAAGATATATATAAGAGGGGCCTGTACACAAGAGCAAAAGCAACTTTATGAATCAAAAATCCCGGAGCCATCACGAAAGAATGGAGTGAGCTATTCAGGTTTAGCTGTCTTTGAGGAAGCACTTCACCGTTTTACATTAAATGATTTAACGGAGCTTTCTATTCAATCATCCATCCATGACCTTTCAATGATTACTGGGATTATGGATAGCTGGCTGCATGCAGCAGATATAGATGAATCAGAAAGAGTAAAACGATTAAACGAAGCCTTTATAAAAAAAGAGCAAGCCGTTGAAACGATTCGCACAAGTCAGGATGATATTGAAGAAAAGTTAGTGCTGCAAGAAATTCACGAACTTCTTTATTATGTAAAACAGCGTGTGTTTTATCGTTATTTTGATGAATTTAAAGATATTTTTACGTTTAGTCGTTTTCGGGAAGGAGACTTTCATACCACATTAAGGAAATGTCTGAGTGAAATTATACAATTTATTGCCTATGATCTCACGCAAGAAATGAGAGCCACTTCTTTTCGCATTGAAGTATTTCTAAAAAAGCAGCTGAAAGAGAAACATCGACGTTTAACGGGGACGATTGAAAAGGATGTCCATCACACATTTTTTATGCCGTATAGTGAGCCAACTATCGATTTGCTTTCTTTTTCAGAAGAGATGCATGATTTTTCATTTGGACAATATGAACAATTGCTAGAGCGTTATCAAAATATGAAAGATTCCTTTATAGTAAAAGGCAACCGCGTATTACGGGACGAGCTTGAAGAAAAGCTAAGAGGACCTGTAGATAAGTATATAAAAAACCAGCGCGAAAAGATTGAATTGCACTATTACTCCCTTTTCCAAAAAGAGATGATGAAATTAAAGGAATCCTTACTTATACAGGCAGAAGATTTTTTCAAAGGAGAAATTACAGCTTTATCTGTAGAGATAGATAACAATGACTTAAAGAACACACATGCATTTATTCACAGGAAACTACAGGAATTAAAAAGTCACGTATATTGA
- a CDS encoding outer membrane protein assembly factor BamB family protein, translating into MKANRFILLSLFCSSLALTTACVTKEANTSIETSERTKDNQMDEPIVSSEPQEKTQTIKQVNETEETFLEIHPKETPEILYETIPKDKLHELKSVYTFSEVYTEVEGVLTFRGNNLRNSSSYGEVKMNPVSLEKTWSFVTGSSPKWGGGAGWTGQPAVIKWDSDIREMMNLKEEFKHKENFIEVIYASLDGKIYFFDLESGKESRNPIKGSISIDPRGYPLLYTGQGIPQQGDIGFRIFSLIDGEMLHFIPGIEADAYRPWGAFDGSALVNRETDTLILGGENGLFYNIKLNTVFNKEEKNIRVAPEQVKYRYKVKGNDYQGIENSVAVYKNLAFFADNGGSIQGINLMTMKPIWALSGTDDTDASIVIEEEENIPFLYTGTEVDKLRGSDSHSLIRKINGVTGEVVWTKKYDAMYNESVNGGMLSTPVIGKNEMKDLAIFTIARHKTMNAGLMVAVNKTTGEEVWRWEMPSYTWSSPVAVYDKNGQAYLIQCDSIGTMYLLNGKTGEVINKINLGSNIEASPAIFNDSIVVASRGGQIFKVKIK; encoded by the coding sequence TTGAAAGCAAATAGATTCATATTATTATCTTTGTTTTGTTCCAGTTTAGCTCTAACGACAGCTTGTGTAACGAAAGAAGCAAATACAAGTATTGAAACAAGTGAAAGAACGAAAGACAATCAAATGGATGAACCGATTGTATCTTCAGAACCGCAAGAAAAAACTCAAACAATCAAGCAAGTGAATGAAACGGAGGAAACATTCCTTGAAATTCATCCAAAAGAAACTCCAGAGATCCTCTACGAAACCATTCCAAAAGACAAATTGCATGAATTAAAATCTGTATATACGTTTTCCGAGGTGTATACGGAAGTAGAAGGTGTATTAACTTTCCGTGGAAATAATTTGAGAAACTCCTCTAGTTATGGTGAAGTGAAAATGAATCCGGTTTCTTTAGAGAAAACATGGTCATTTGTTACAGGTTCAAGCCCTAAATGGGGAGGTGGGGCTGGTTGGACAGGGCAGCCGGCCGTTATAAAATGGGATTCAGACATTAGAGAAATGATGAACCTTAAGGAAGAATTTAAACATAAGGAAAATTTCATCGAGGTGATTTATGCGAGTCTTGATGGAAAAATCTATTTCTTTGATCTTGAATCTGGTAAAGAATCAAGAAATCCTATTAAAGGAAGTATATCCATTGATCCGCGCGGCTATCCGTTACTTTATACCGGTCAAGGAATACCTCAGCAAGGAGATATTGGTTTTCGTATTTTCAGTTTAATAGATGGAGAGATGCTGCACTTCATTCCAGGGATTGAAGCGGATGCTTATCGTCCTTGGGGAGCTTTTGATGGTTCTGCTCTTGTGAATAGAGAAACAGATACTCTTATTCTCGGCGGAGAAAATGGATTATTCTACAATATTAAATTAAATACTGTTTTTAATAAGGAAGAGAAAAATATTAGGGTTGCTCCAGAACAAGTTAAATATCGCTACAAAGTAAAGGGGAATGATTATCAAGGGATTGAGAACTCTGTAGCTGTCTATAAAAACCTTGCCTTTTTCGCGGATAATGGAGGCAGCATTCAAGGGATTAATTTAATGACAATGAAACCAATCTGGGCATTGTCAGGGACTGATGATACAGATGCGTCGATTGTAATTGAGGAAGAAGAAAATATTCCTTTCCTATATACAGGAACAGAAGTAGATAAATTAAGAGGAAGTGATAGCCATTCCCTTATACGTAAAATAAATGGTGTAACAGGTGAAGTCGTTTGGACGAAAAAGTATGACGCGATGTATAACGAAAGTGTCAATGGAGGCATGCTGTCTACACCTGTTATTGGAAAAAATGAAATGAAAGATTTAGCGATTTTCACCATTGCACGGCACAAGACGATGAATGCAGGGCTTATGGTCGCTGTTAATAAAACGACTGGGGAAGAGGTATGGAGATGGGAAATGCCAAGTTATACGTGGTCATCCCCAGTGGCGGTATACGATAAAAATGGACAAGCTTATCTGATTCAATGTGATTCAATTGGTACGATGTATTTGTTAAATGGAAAAACAGGAGAAGTCATAAATAAGATAAATCTAGGGTCCAACATTGAAGCATCACCTGCTATTTTTAATGACTCTATCGTTGTTGCAAGCAGGGGAGGACAGATTTTTAAAGTGAAAATCAAGTAG